Proteins from one Brevibacillus humidisoli genomic window:
- a CDS encoding NADPH-dependent FMN reductase, with product MKLLAISGTITGSKTRVVVQKVLEEIKQANPEIEAEMLDLKDYDVQFCDGRDPSTYTGDTKKVIDMVASADFYIIGTPIFQGSITGALKNLFDLVPPQAFRHKVMGFVATGGTYQHYLVIENQLKPIAGYFRAFVAPGYVYAHQDHFSKQNELVAPEVLERVSDLAKELVHMQKALK from the coding sequence TTGAAGCTGCTGGCTATCTCGGGTACGATTACCGGATCAAAGACACGGGTTGTCGTGCAAAAAGTGTTGGAGGAAATCAAGCAAGCCAACCCGGAGATCGAAGCCGAAATGCTTGATTTGAAAGATTATGACGTTCAGTTTTGCGATGGGAGAGATCCGTCTACCTACACAGGGGACACGAAGAAAGTGATCGATATGGTCGCATCGGCTGATTTCTACATCATTGGGACGCCGATCTTCCAGGGCTCGATTACCGGGGCTTTGAAAAACCTGTTTGATTTGGTGCCTCCCCAAGCCTTTCGCCACAAGGTGATGGGATTTGTCGCCACCGGAGGAACGTATCAGCATTATTTGGTCATCGAGAACCAGTTGAAGCCGATCGCCGGCTATTTCCGGGCTTTTGTTGCCCCTGGCTACGTGTATGCCCATCAGGATCATTTCAGTAAACAGAATGAATTGGTCGCCCCCGAAGTATTGGAACGCGTGTCCGATCTGGCAAAAGAATTGGTCCATATGCAGAAAGCGTTGAAATAA
- a CDS encoding 3,4-dihydroxy-2-butanone-4-phosphate synthase has protein sequence MNNSRVERGLRVLREGELIVLLDDVHTGIGVLVGTAEHVTPKKVNMMTKAGKGLVSVCLPESVAQKLDLPFMVEDPMKPFTLSVDYKTCTTGISSFERAETIKAFTREDIRPEDFRKPGHVFPLAGKEHGILQRTALVEAVIDLAKETSASPVGYVCEILNQQGEIASIQDIEKLARECGFPVLTVSEIVEMRREDVLCTFVGQVIHGKQIGRKIGFPTANLQVDSKEGQLPNGVYGVNVHYDNRRFLGIMNVGLRPTIHPEETAVHYEVHIFDFDETIYGEKLQIEVGFFVREERSFATMHDLISQIKKDVEFVKHRRHIAAKAEERPARIGGAE, from the coding sequence ATGAACAACAGTAGAGTTGAACGTGGGCTTCGTGTATTGAGAGAGGGAGAATTGATTGTTCTGTTGGATGACGTTCATACCGGGATCGGTGTCCTCGTAGGAACTGCCGAGCATGTAACTCCCAAAAAGGTGAATATGATGACCAAAGCGGGGAAAGGACTGGTTAGCGTCTGTCTGCCCGAATCAGTAGCGCAGAAGCTGGATCTTCCCTTCATGGTGGAGGACCCCATGAAACCCTTCACTCTCTCTGTAGACTACAAAACTTGTACGACTGGCATTTCCTCCTTTGAACGGGCCGAAACGATCAAAGCGTTTACGAGAGAGGATATCCGGCCAGAAGATTTTCGCAAGCCTGGGCATGTCTTCCCTCTGGCAGGAAAAGAGCACGGAATCTTGCAACGAACAGCTCTGGTAGAGGCGGTGATCGATTTGGCCAAGGAGACTTCTGCTTCGCCAGTAGGCTATGTCTGCGAGATCCTCAATCAGCAGGGAGAGATCGCATCGATCCAGGACATCGAAAAACTGGCTCGCGAATGCGGCTTCCCGGTGCTAACCGTCAGCGAGATCGTTGAGATGAGAAGAGAAGATGTGTTGTGCACGTTTGTTGGCCAGGTGATCCACGGGAAACAGATCGGTCGTAAAATTGGATTTCCGACGGCCAATCTACAGGTAGATTCAAAAGAGGGGCAACTGCCCAATGGCGTCTATGGCGTAAACGTTCACTACGATAACAGGCGATTTCTCGGGATTATGAATGTGGGGCTCAGACCGACCATTCATCCGGAAGAAACCGCTGTTCATTACGAGGTGCATATCTTTGACTTCGATGAGACGATTTACGGCGAGAAGCTGCAAATAGAGGTCGGATTTTTTGTGCGTGAGGAACGTTCTTTTGCGACGATGCATGATCTGATTTCGCAAATCAAGAAAGATGTGGAGTTTGTCAAACATCGCCGGCATATCGCGGCAAAAGCGGAGGAAAGGCCTGCTCGCATAGGAGGAGCGGAATGA
- a CDS encoding aldehyde dehydrogenase family protein, with protein sequence MGTSQKRKLWIDGQWIQTETYSLLRSPYTGDVIAELPVATEKQTDQAIEAAYQARGKMAKMPAHQRSAILYELARLLKERANEAAEIIALEAAKPLTTAKAEVARTIETYRFAAEEAKRIHGESLPLDAAPGGEGRLAYTTREPIGVIGAITPFNFPMNLVAHKVGPAIAAGNTVVLKPASQTPLSAFFIAHLLEEAGLPSGALNVITGSGRVVGDRIVTDDRVAMITFTGSPAVGIGIRNKAGLKRVTLELGSNSALIVDRGVDLEKIIPRCVSGAFSFQGQVCISLQRVYVHEEIYDQFVEKFVAETKKLVIGDPLDPKTELSALITPGDVQRCLNWIEEAKQGGAVVAAGGTAEGNVLLPTVLLKADAALSVSCQEVFAPIVLINKVSSAQEAIDLVNDSRFGLQAGIYTENVHLALTAAEQLHVGGVLINDIPTFRVDHMPYGGVKESGVGREGLKYAVEEMTELKLVIWNRN encoded by the coding sequence ATGGGAACATCGCAAAAAAGAAAGTTGTGGATCGATGGCCAATGGATACAGACGGAGACGTATAGTTTGCTGCGTTCTCCTTATACCGGGGACGTGATCGCCGAGCTCCCTGTCGCCACCGAGAAGCAAACCGATCAGGCGATTGAAGCGGCTTACCAGGCACGCGGCAAGATGGCCAAGATGCCGGCGCACCAACGATCTGCCATTTTGTACGAACTGGCTCGTCTGTTAAAGGAAAGAGCGAACGAAGCAGCGGAGATCATCGCGCTGGAAGCGGCCAAGCCGCTAACTACTGCCAAAGCGGAAGTCGCGCGGACGATTGAGACCTATCGATTTGCTGCCGAGGAAGCCAAGCGGATTCACGGGGAATCGCTGCCGCTGGACGCAGCGCCTGGCGGAGAAGGGCGGCTCGCTTATACAACCAGAGAGCCGATTGGCGTGATCGGAGCGATTACTCCGTTTAATTTTCCAATGAATCTGGTTGCCCATAAAGTAGGCCCGGCGATTGCCGCCGGAAATACGGTTGTGTTGAAGCCAGCTTCGCAGACGCCTCTATCCGCTTTCTTTATCGCGCATCTGCTGGAAGAGGCGGGGCTGCCAAGTGGAGCGCTAAATGTGATTACAGGCAGTGGCAGAGTAGTAGGAGACCGCATTGTGACCGATGACCGAGTCGCTATGATCACATTTACCGGAAGCCCGGCTGTCGGGATTGGGATCCGCAATAAGGCGGGATTAAAACGAGTGACGTTGGAGTTGGGCTCCAATTCGGCGCTGATCGTGGATCGAGGGGTTGACTTGGAGAAAATCATCCCCCGCTGTGTTTCAGGAGCTTTTTCCTTTCAGGGGCAGGTATGCATCTCGCTGCAACGGGTGTATGTGCATGAAGAGATCTATGACCAGTTCGTGGAAAAGTTCGTGGCAGAGACCAAAAAGCTGGTGATCGGCGACCCGCTTGACCCGAAGACAGAACTGTCTGCATTGATTACTCCTGGAGATGTACAGCGCTGTCTCAACTGGATTGAGGAAGCGAAGCAAGGGGGAGCGGTCGTCGCTGCGGGCGGTACGGCAGAAGGAAATGTCCTGCTTCCGACCGTGCTGCTGAAAGCAGATGCTGCCCTAAGCGTTTCCTGCCAGGAAGTGTTCGCTCCCATCGTATTGATCAATAAGGTATCGTCCGCCCAGGAAGCGATTGACCTCGTAAACGACTCACGCTTTGGGCTGCAAGCAGGGATCTATACCGAAAACGTTCACCTGGCGTTGACAGCAGCGGAACAACTGCACGTCGGGGGTGTGTTGATCAACGACATCCCTACATTCCGCGTGGACCATATGCCATACGGCGGGGTGAAGGAGAGCGGAGTCGGTCGAGAGGGACTCAAGTATGCGGTGGAAGAAATGACGGAATTGAAGTTGGTCATCTGGAACCGAAACTGA
- a CDS encoding YciI family protein — protein sequence MAYYAAILHMLDPEKNKEVLPRHIAYLDKLDQQGKVFGRGPFADGSGGLVIYIADTYEEAWQMANHDPHVVEKVRRLELKEWKRLSKTESPS from the coding sequence ATGGCGTATTATGCGGCCATTTTGCATATGCTGGATCCGGAAAAAAACAAAGAGGTGCTCCCGCGCCACATCGCTTACCTGGATAAGCTCGATCAGCAGGGAAAAGTTTTTGGCAGGGGTCCCTTTGCAGATGGATCGGGCGGGTTGGTCATCTACATCGCCGACACGTATGAAGAAGCCTGGCAAATGGCCAACCATGACCCTCATGTTGTGGAGAAGGTTCGCCGTTTGGAACTGAAGGAATGGAAGAGGTTGTCGAAGACAGAGAGCCCGTCTTGA
- a CDS encoding AbrB family transcriptional regulator encodes MSLQHLYVRFNQSPRGVRFIITCLVAMAGGTLFWTLHSPLPWLLGPLISLVVCVILGFDRLWVPAWFRRMGLIIVGVTLGLRITPSIWQTMAEHIGEMVLATVITLAFGLLSAWVLYKVHKVDLTTAVFSNIPGGLSEMVSLGQSQGGNLQIISMFHSIRVMIIVVLTPFLVMLLSHHGVLPPAAPVNQTLGGVQTVILLLIGVAAAALAARLSVPAPFLLGPFFLTMAISLFSTLVGERHALAGILVSSAQLLIGMSIGVEFKREEVIHYRKLCIWALLFSLLLLLMSFSLAAILSYTAGIDLITSILATAPGGLAEMSLTAIATDADPLLVTAFQLFRVLFIVTILPVFVRWFVLRVGNRGRNRGVRE; translated from the coding sequence ATGTCACTCCAACATCTCTACGTACGGTTCAATCAGTCTCCACGCGGAGTGCGGTTCATCATCACATGTTTGGTGGCGATGGCGGGAGGAACCCTGTTCTGGACACTTCATTCCCCCCTGCCTTGGCTGCTTGGGCCGCTGATTTCACTGGTCGTCTGCGTCATTCTTGGGTTTGATCGTCTCTGGGTGCCCGCCTGGTTCCGCAGGATGGGTCTAATTATCGTCGGGGTCACCTTGGGTCTGAGGATCACGCCGAGTATCTGGCAGACGATGGCAGAGCATATCGGAGAGATGGTTCTGGCAACCGTGATTACGCTGGCATTTGGCCTGTTAAGTGCATGGGTGCTCTATAAGGTACACAAAGTAGATCTGACAACAGCGGTATTTAGCAATATTCCGGGCGGCCTGTCGGAGATGGTCTCTCTAGGGCAGAGTCAGGGAGGCAATCTACAGATCATTTCGATGTTTCACTCCATTCGTGTCATGATCATCGTCGTCTTGACTCCTTTTCTGGTGATGCTGCTCTCCCATCACGGTGTCCTGCCGCCAGCAGCACCGGTCAATCAGACACTGGGAGGGGTCCAAACCGTTATTCTTCTGCTTATTGGCGTGGCAGCAGCAGCACTAGCCGCACGCCTGTCCGTACCTGCCCCGTTTTTGCTAGGCCCTTTCTTTCTTACTATGGCCATTTCCCTGTTCAGTACGTTGGTCGGGGAGAGACACGCATTGGCGGGAATTCTGGTGAGCAGTGCCCAATTGTTGATCGGGATGAGCATCGGGGTGGAGTTTAAGCGAGAGGAAGTGATTCACTACCGCAAACTCTGTATCTGGGCTTTGCTGTTCTCGCTGCTCCTGCTGTTGATGAGCTTCTCGCTGGCGGCCATCCTTTCTTACACCGCTGGGATCGATCTGATCACCAGTATCTTGGCGACAGCACCTGGCGGTCTTGCAGAGATGAGCCTGACAGCAATCGCCACAGACGCTGATCCGCTTCTTGTGACGGCCTTTCAACTGTTTCGCGTTCTTTTCATCGTGACGATACTGCCTGTGTTTGTCCGCTGGTTTGTGCTGCGTGTAGGCAACAGGGGGAGAAATAGAGGAGTGAGGGAATAG
- a CDS encoding homocysteine synthase — translation MSDQNWNLETLALHGGQQPDPATGSRAVPIYQTSSYVFRDTEHAANLFALKEFGNIYSRIMNPTQDVFEQRVALLEGGVGALATSSGQAAITFSILNIAHAGDEIVSSSSLYGGTYNLFAHTLPKFGIKVHFADQANPDNFREKINEKTKAIFCETIGNPRIDVADLTAIAEIAHAHGIPLIVDNTFASPALCRPFEYGADIIVHSTTKFIGGHGTSIGGIIVDSGKFDWNNGKFPGLTTPDPTYHGVVYTEAVGNLAYIIKARVQLMRDIGAAPSPFNSFLFLQGLETLHLRMERHSQNALAAAKFLHAHPLVEWVNYPGLEGDAQYERAQKYLPKGQGAILTFGIKGGVKEGQKLIESVKLFSHLANVGDSKSLIIHPASTTHQQLTDEEQRKAGVTPEMVRLSVGTESIDDILADLDQALQAAIQ, via the coding sequence ATGTCAGATCAAAACTGGAACCTGGAAACATTGGCCCTGCATGGGGGACAACAGCCTGACCCGGCTACCGGCTCGCGAGCCGTACCGATCTACCAAACCAGCTCTTATGTTTTCCGTGATACGGAGCATGCGGCCAACTTGTTTGCACTCAAGGAGTTTGGCAACATCTACAGCCGCATCATGAACCCGACGCAGGACGTGTTTGAACAGCGTGTCGCGCTGCTGGAGGGCGGTGTTGGTGCACTGGCCACTTCCTCTGGGCAAGCGGCGATTACCTTTTCCATCCTCAACATCGCCCACGCCGGTGACGAAATCGTCTCTTCCAGCAGCTTGTACGGCGGGACCTACAACCTGTTTGCCCATACCCTGCCCAAGTTTGGCATCAAAGTTCATTTCGCTGACCAAGCCAATCCCGACAACTTCAGGGAGAAGATCAACGAGAAAACAAAAGCGATATTCTGCGAAACGATCGGCAATCCCCGTATCGATGTAGCCGACCTGACCGCTATTGCTGAGATAGCCCATGCACACGGGATTCCTCTGATCGTTGACAACACCTTTGCTTCCCCTGCACTTTGCCGGCCCTTTGAATACGGCGCCGACATCATCGTCCACTCCACAACCAAGTTCATCGGCGGCCACGGCACATCTATCGGCGGAATTATTGTCGACTCCGGCAAGTTCGACTGGAACAACGGCAAGTTTCCAGGGCTGACCACACCCGATCCGACGTATCACGGTGTTGTCTACACGGAAGCAGTCGGCAATCTCGCCTACATCATCAAAGCACGCGTGCAATTGATGCGCGACATCGGGGCCGCTCCGTCTCCGTTCAACTCGTTTTTGTTCCTGCAGGGCTTGGAGACGCTCCATCTGCGTATGGAACGACACAGCCAAAACGCGCTGGCTGCTGCCAAGTTCCTCCATGCCCATCCTCTGGTGGAATGGGTGAATTACCCCGGCCTGGAAGGTGATGCGCAATACGAACGGGCCCAGAAATACTTGCCAAAAGGGCAGGGCGCGATTCTTACCTTTGGGATCAAAGGGGGAGTGAAAGAAGGGCAAAAACTGATTGAATCGGTCAAACTCTTCTCCCATTTGGCCAATGTCGGTGACAGCAAGTCGCTGATCATTCATCCGGCCAGCACGACACACCAGCAGTTAACGGATGAAGAGCAGCGGAAAGCAGGCGTCACCCCTGAGATGGTTCGTCTCTCCGTGGGAACGGAATCGATCGACGATATTTTGGCGGATCTGGATCAGGCACTGCAGGCCGCTATCCAGTAA
- a CDS encoding polysaccharide deacetylase family protein, whose protein sequence is MDEYRARIKSDLDFMNKRLEQELGPQPKLLAFPFGAYNDQVISIGRELGIELFFTTKEGINTPGNGEVYRINAGESEMSGSRLLAKLKAQVKR, encoded by the coding sequence ATGGACGAGTATCGTGCCCGCATTAAAAGCGATCTCGATTTTATGAACAAACGACTGGAACAAGAACTGGGACCGCAGCCCAAACTGCTGGCTTTTCCTTTCGGTGCCTACAACGATCAAGTGATCAGCATCGGACGAGAACTGGGAATCGAATTGTTTTTTACGACCAAGGAGGGGATCAACACGCCGGGAAACGGGGAAGTGTACCGGATCAATGCAGGAGAGTCGGAAATGTCTGGCTCCAGGTTGCTCGCCAAGCTGAAAGCACAAGTGAAACGTTGA
- a CDS encoding rhodanese-like domain-containing protein, translated as MDAEVKEITPEELQERINRGDKLQIIDVREPHEWEEGHIPQATLIPLATLPVRLEELDKETPIVMVCRSGARSWNATAYVQQFGYQAENMAGGMLAWNGEVEK; from the coding sequence ATGGATGCTGAGGTAAAAGAGATCACTCCGGAAGAACTGCAGGAAAGAATCAACCGGGGCGACAAGCTGCAAATCATCGATGTGCGCGAACCGCATGAGTGGGAGGAAGGACATATCCCGCAAGCGACATTGATACCACTGGCGACACTGCCCGTGCGCCTAGAGGAGCTAGACAAGGAAACACCGATTGTGATGGTTTGCCGCAGCGGCGCCCGCAGTTGGAATGCGACGGCGTACGTGCAGCAGTTCGGTTATCAGGCGGAGAACATGGCGGGCGGGATGCTTGCCTGGAACGGCGAAGTCGAGAAGTAG
- a CDS encoding VOC family protein produces the protein MATRAEKIFVNLPVKDLNRTMDFFSKVGFEFNPHFTDEKAACMVISDHIFAMLLVEEFFQTFTKKEICDATKSTEVLVALSAESKEQVDEIVNKALAAGATPSKDPVDHGFMYEWGFQDIDGHLWELIYMDESAVSQEQQ, from the coding sequence ATGGCAACCAGAGCAGAAAAAATTTTCGTCAACCTGCCAGTCAAAGACCTGAATCGAACGATGGACTTCTTCAGCAAGGTAGGGTTCGAATTCAACCCCCACTTCACCGATGAAAAGGCAGCATGCATGGTCATCAGTGATCATATCTTTGCCATGCTGCTGGTTGAGGAGTTTTTTCAAACGTTCACCAAAAAAGAGATTTGCGATGCAACCAAAAGCACAGAAGTGTTGGTAGCCTTGTCTGCTGAAAGCAAGGAACAGGTGGACGAGATCGTGAACAAGGCCCTGGCGGCTGGCGCAACGCCTTCGAAAGATCCGGTCGACCATGGATTTATGTATGAATGGGGCTTTCAGGATATCGACGGTCACCTGTGGGAATTGATCTATATGGATGAAAGTGCAGTAAGTCAAGAGCAGCAGTAA
- a CDS encoding SCO family protein, protein MSGINDGQQHAPSFWQKYKMLLFAAVMVIALAGVLMYKLVWSIEPIPVLKQMDNFTLQNMNGDTFNFDDTAGKVRLVSFIFTNCPDVCPATTHLMAQLQDDLQKEGLFGKEVVFVTVAFDHERDTPEALQKYAEAFGADTSGWYFVRGGQQEIKQVADMFGVYIQKNKQGLYDHSMYTFLIDGESNLRKLHGMASDLDLEELKLDIKQLVEE, encoded by the coding sequence ATGAGTGGAATCAACGATGGGCAGCAGCACGCCCCAAGTTTTTGGCAAAAATACAAAATGCTCCTGTTTGCCGCTGTGATGGTAATTGCACTGGCAGGTGTATTGATGTACAAGCTGGTCTGGTCCATAGAACCTATCCCGGTGTTAAAGCAGATGGACAACTTCACCTTGCAAAACATGAACGGCGATACGTTCAACTTCGACGATACCGCGGGAAAAGTGCGGCTGGTCTCCTTTATCTTCACCAACTGCCCAGATGTTTGCCCGGCTACTACCCACTTGATGGCCCAACTGCAAGACGACTTGCAGAAAGAAGGGTTGTTCGGGAAAGAGGTGGTGTTTGTGACCGTTGCCTTTGATCACGAGCGAGACACGCCAGAGGCATTGCAAAAGTACGCGGAAGCGTTTGGGGCCGATACCAGCGGCTGGTACTTCGTTCGCGGCGGTCAGCAAGAGATCAAGCAGGTGGCGGACATGTTCGGCGTCTACATTCAGAAGAACAAGCAGGGTCTCTACGATCATTCCATGTATACGTTTTTGATCGACGGTGAGAGCAATCTGCGAAAACTGCACGGAATGGCCTCTGACTTGGATCTCGAAGAATTGAAGTTGGATATTAAACAACTCGTCGAAGAATAG
- the rnjA gene encoding ribonuclease J1 yields MSEVKIFALGGLGEIGKNMYCIEYLDEIVVIDCGVKFPENEMFGVDLVIPDVSYLVDNQDKIKGLFLTHGHEDHIGAIPYVLKQINMPVYGGRLTLGLVKSKLEEHRMLSDVELVTVTDETVVPFRHLSVSFFRTNHSIPDSFGIAVETPEGTVVHTGDFKLDMTPVGPSTDFAKMAKIGNGDVLALLSDSTNSERPGFTMSERAVGEGIQEVIAKARGRIILATFASNVHRLQQVVEAAMSVDRKIAVIGRSMEKVFLIGQELGYIQVPEGMLIDIKTIDQYPDNQILIICTGSQGEPMAALTRIASGAHRTVQIYPEDTVIISASPIPGNTINVSRTIDKLFRAGANVVHGTVFDIHASGHGSSEELKMMLNFIRPRYFVPIHGEYRMLVTHSKLAQQVGIDPENIFVMDNGDVLSCTREQATRGKVPAGVVLIDGSGIGDVGNIVLRDRKHLAEDGLMVVVVSIDMKNFKILTGPDIVSRGFVYVRGSEALIQEATVLVKQRLAELLNKKVKEWSELKSQINQVLKPYVFEKTGRNPMILTILMEV; encoded by the coding sequence TTGAGTGAAGTAAAAATATTTGCGCTGGGTGGACTCGGGGAGATTGGCAAAAACATGTACTGCATCGAATATCTGGATGAGATCGTGGTGATCGACTGCGGCGTCAAGTTTCCGGAAAATGAGATGTTCGGTGTCGATCTGGTGATCCCCGACGTTTCCTACCTGGTGGACAATCAAGATAAAATCAAGGGATTGTTTCTCACTCACGGACATGAGGACCACATCGGGGCTATTCCTTATGTGTTGAAGCAGATCAACATGCCGGTCTATGGCGGCCGACTGACGCTGGGACTGGTCAAGTCGAAGCTGGAGGAGCATCGGATGCTCAGCGACGTCGAGCTGGTTACCGTCACGGATGAGACAGTCGTGCCCTTCCGTCATCTGTCCGTCTCGTTCTTCCGGACCAATCACAGTATCCCCGACTCGTTTGGGATCGCGGTAGAGACACCGGAAGGTACGGTGGTGCACACCGGTGACTTCAAGCTGGATATGACGCCGGTTGGCCCTTCGACCGATTTTGCCAAAATGGCCAAGATCGGCAACGGCGATGTGCTGGCCTTGTTGTCAGACAGCACCAATAGCGAACGGCCGGGCTTTACGATGTCGGAGCGGGCTGTAGGCGAGGGCATACAGGAAGTGATCGCCAAGGCGAGAGGGCGGATCATCCTCGCCACATTTGCCTCCAATGTGCATCGGTTGCAGCAGGTAGTAGAAGCCGCGATGAGCGTGGACCGCAAGATTGCGGTGATTGGCCGCAGTATGGAAAAGGTGTTCCTGATCGGCCAGGAACTGGGCTATATCCAGGTGCCGGAAGGAATGTTGATCGACATCAAGACGATCGACCAGTACCCGGACAACCAGATCTTGATTATCTGTACGGGCAGCCAGGGGGAACCGATGGCTGCACTGACCCGCATCGCTTCTGGCGCGCACCGCACCGTGCAGATCTATCCGGAAGACACCGTGATTATCTCCGCCTCACCGATTCCCGGCAACACGATCAACGTCAGCCGGACGATTGACAAGCTGTTCCGGGCGGGAGCCAATGTGGTCCACGGTACCGTGTTTGACATCCACGCTTCCGGTCACGGCAGCAGCGAAGAGTTGAAGATGATGCTCAACTTTATTCGCCCACGCTACTTTGTTCCGATCCACGGCGAGTACCGGATGCTGGTAACCCACTCCAAACTGGCCCAGCAGGTGGGGATCGATCCCGAGAATATCTTCGTGATGGATAACGGCGATGTGCTCTCCTGTACACGTGAGCAGGCGACACGGGGCAAAGTGCCGGCTGGGGTTGTCTTGATCGACGGCAGCGGTATTGGCGATGTTGGCAATATCGTGCTGCGCGATAGAAAGCATCTGGCGGAAGACGGATTGATGGTAGTCGTGGTCAGTATCGACATGAAAAACTTCAAGATCCTGACCGGTCCTGACATCGTCAGCCGCGGATTCGTCTACGTCCGCGGATCGGAAGCACTGATCCAGGAGGCGACCGTACTGGTCAAGCAGAGACTGGCCGAACTGCTCAACAAGAAGGTGAAAGAGTGGTCCGAGTTGAAGTCTCAGATTAATCAGGTGCTGAAACCATATGTGTTTGAAAAGACGGGCCGCAACCCGATGATCCTGACGATCTTGATGGAAGTATAA
- a CDS encoding BrxA/BrxB family bacilliredoxin: protein MMSYEAYMSQVIQPMRDELTRVGFQELRTPEEVEEAFANAKGTALVVVNSVCGCAAGLARPAVAHSMRNEKKPDHLYTVFAGQDKEATAKAREYFEGYPPSSPSFALLKDGKLVTMIERHQIENNDLVTISRLLTSAYDQYCS from the coding sequence ATGATGTCCTATGAAGCGTATATGAGTCAGGTGATTCAACCGATGCGCGACGAGCTGACTCGCGTCGGTTTTCAGGAACTGCGTACTCCGGAAGAAGTAGAAGAAGCGTTTGCCAATGCCAAAGGGACGGCGCTGGTCGTCGTGAACTCGGTCTGCGGCTGTGCTGCCGGATTAGCGCGTCCCGCAGTGGCTCATTCGATGCGCAATGAGAAAAAACCGGATCATTTGTATACCGTTTTCGCCGGTCAGGACAAGGAAGCGACGGCAAAAGCACGGGAATACTTTGAGGGCTACCCTCCGTCTTCTCCTTCGTTCGCTCTGCTCAAAGACGGCAAACTGGTCACGATGATCGAGCGGCACCAGATCGAGAACAACGATCTGGTGACGATTTCCCGCCTGCTTACATCGGCCTATGATCAGTACTGCAGCTAA
- a CDS encoding putative RNA methyltransferase: MSKHSGKISSAGLMKQEEGMFRCPICFGPMRMADLKSLLCINDHCFDLSKRGYVNLLSRPSKTKYDKRMFASRRIMCRSGFFAPLHAVISDKMSHRFQDQSERIRVLDAGCGEGSHLAAIQRTVMQNTTNPLLAVGMDISKEAIQSAAREYPDAMWCVADIANCPFADYQFRFVLNILSPAHYAEFQRLVADDGMLIKVIPARYHLQELREMLYAGTHRQVYSNDDTLEHFKAKFTLVDVEQVQYRFPLDQTLLEPLLHMTPLSWGMEQGRLQRALKMEPKEITVDLTVLFGRK; this comes from the coding sequence ATGTCTAAACATAGCGGAAAAATCAGCAGCGCCGGACTGATGAAACAAGAGGAAGGGATGTTTCGCTGCCCCATCTGTTTCGGTCCTATGCGTATGGCTGATCTGAAAAGTTTGTTATGCATCAACGATCACTGTTTTGATCTATCCAAGAGGGGATATGTCAATCTACTGTCTCGCCCCTCGAAAACGAAATATGACAAGCGCATGTTTGCATCCAGGAGAATCATGTGCAGGAGCGGCTTCTTTGCACCATTGCATGCTGTGATCAGCGACAAAATGTCCCATCGCTTCCAAGACCAAAGCGAACGGATTCGGGTGTTGGATGCCGGTTGTGGAGAAGGATCACATCTGGCCGCGATTCAGAGAACCGTAATGCAAAACACCACCAATCCACTGTTGGCGGTAGGCATGGATATTTCCAAAGAAGCGATACAGAGCGCGGCGAGGGAATATCCAGACGCGATGTGGTGTGTCGCCGACATTGCCAACTGCCCGTTTGCCGATTATCAATTCCGCTTCGTTCTCAATATCTTGTCGCCCGCTCATTATGCAGAGTTTCAGAGGCTGGTTGCGGATGATGGCATGCTGATCAAAGTGATTCCTGCCAGGTATCATCTGCAAGAATTAAGGGAGATGCTATATGCAGGCACGCATCGACAGGTGTATTCCAACGATGATACATTGGAACATTTTAAAGCAAAATTTACGCTCGTGGACGTCGAACAGGTCCAGTATCGTTTCCCCCTGGATCAGACCCTGCTTGAGCCTCTGCTCCATATGACGCCGTTATCGTGGGGAATGGAGCAGGGGCGTTTGCAGAGAGCACTTAAGATGGAACCAAAAGAGATAACGGTTGACCTGACCGTCCTGTTTGGAAGGAAATAA